From Peromyscus eremicus chromosome 3, PerEre_H2_v1, whole genome shotgun sequence, one genomic window encodes:
- the Aqp1 gene encoding aquaporin-1: MASEFKKKIFWRAVVAEFLAMTLFVFISIGSALGFNYPLERNQTLVQDNVKVSLAFGLSIATLAQSVGHISGAHLNPAVTLGLLLSCQISILRAVMYIIAQCVGAIVATAILSGITSSLIENSLGRNDLARGVNSGQGLGIEIIGTLQLVLCVLATTDRRRRDLGGSAPLAIGLSVALGHLLAIDYTGCGINPARSFGSAVLTRNFSNHWIFWVGPFIGGALAVLIYDFILAPRSSDLTDRMKVWTSGQVEEYDLDADDLNSRVEMKPK; encoded by the exons ATGGCCAGCGAATTCAAGAAGAAGATCTTCTGGAGGGCCGTGGTGGCCGAGTTCCTGGCCATGACCCTCTTCGTCTTCATCAGCATCGGCTCTGCCCTAGGCTTCAACTACCCACTGGAGAGAAACCAGACACTCGTCCAGGACAACGTGAAGGTGTCGCTGGCCTTTGGTCTGAGCATTGCCACCCTGGCCCAAAGTGTGGGTCACATCAGCGGTGCTCACCTCAACCCGGCTGTCACACTGGGGCTGCTGCTCAGCTGTCAGATCAGCATCCTCCGGGCTGTCATGTACATCATCGCCCAGTGTGTGGGGGCCATCGTCGCCACTGCCATCCTTTCGGGCATCACCTCCTCCCTAATTGAGAACTCACTTGGCCGCAATGAT CTGGCTCGAGGTGTAAACTCCGGCCAGGGTCTGGGCATCGAGATCATTGGCACGCTGCAGCTGGTGCTGTGCGTGCTGGCCACCACCGACCGAAGGCGCCGGGACTTAGGTGGCTCAGCCCCCCTTGCCATTGGCCTCTCTGTGGCTCTGGGACACCTGCTGGCG ATCGACTACACTGGCTGTGGTATCAACCCTGCTCGGTCATTTGGCTCTGCTGTGCTCACCCGCAACTTCTCAAACCACTGG ATTTTCTGGGTGGGGCCATTCATTGGGGGTGCCCTGGCAGTGCTGATCTATGACTTCATCCTGGCCCCACGCAGCAGCGACCTCACAGACCGCATGAAGGTGTGGACCAGTGGCCAGGTGGAGGAGTACGACCTGGATGCTGATGACCTCAACTCCAGGGTGGAGATGAAGCCCAAATAG